The Primulina huaijiensis isolate GDHJ02 chromosome 6, ASM1229523v2, whole genome shotgun sequence genomic sequence AAAGCCACCCACTTGTACCGTATTCTTTCTATTTCACTGTGTGTATTGTTGAAGCCACGATTGAATTAGTGACACCCACGCGTATTAACTACTAGATTAAGTCCCCGTAGATAGACTATGAAAAGGAGACATCATAATccttttattaataaaatttacatataatatatattaagcAAGACAAAATAGTAATTGATACTGTTCCACAgatataaaattaagaaaattatttaaaaagtagTTGACATACAATATCATTAAAAAGATATGTATTTTCAAGTAAAATTCATGATGATAAAgactttataattatttttatggtcTAAATGATACCACAAAATTAAAGTCGAAGGAACTATCTGAATCCGCCAACTATGATTTACGAAACATGATCATCATGGATgtttgtaaaaatatttaatcaaatttaataaataaataataataataaataaataaaattatataatttaacaaAATAGTTGATATGTATACACATTAATCTACTTGATTTCTAAATTGTTtgtaatgaaataaataaaacttccaaataataaatcaaagaaatgatttttattttcctacaaataaaagataataaattaaacactacaaaatattatatgtttcaaaataatataatttaaataaaaataaggaataaataaaataaaacattaaaaaatagaaataagaacatttcaataaatatataattaaaacatATGTATAATAAGCTTCATAGTCGCCAGAAGACAGTCATCCTAATTTTTCAAATTCTGCTACTAATCTGTGTCAAGTTTTGAAAAAGTTTAACCTGAAAGTTGTAGAAAATGACAAGACGCATATCCAGTAAAAATTCCGATAACACATATAACACACGCGCCGACGTGTTTCATGAAATTTCCGAATTATGAACGATTATGCACTATATTTAGGTATTTCTagaaattttgatgatttttcgatttgtattttaattattatgaatttttaaaatattaactgAAACTACCTTTACAAGTTTGGACAATAATGATTTTGAAAGATTCCAACACCTACTGCATGTATTAACCAGTGTAAAATCACTCAgattatatttacaaaaaattattttggctTCTAATTGAAATTGAGATGAAAAAGTAAGCTACCGAGTTGATGTTTTCCTACCGATTTTTTCAATAATAAAGTTTGACATTTGACCTGTAATTTACACTAAagtttataaattattgatttattcatatattGCATCATATTGTGCATATCACAATTTATTGATCATATTGTAATGCATATTTGAATTTATGGAGTTATTGGTTTTTGACTAGTTATCGATTGTCTATTACTGATTGaataaatgaatgaatgaataaacGAATTGAGCCCGAACAACGATATATGTACTAGATGGTTAGTCCATTGGACAACGTGGCTTCAACCTGAAAAGTGAGTCCAATGAAAAAGTTTACAATATAGTATATAATTCATCGGAACAACGTGACTTCTGTAAAACCCGTGATTTTGTATAATCGTGATCATATCTTTTATTAATATGATGATACTAGgatggtgtaatcttggatattaatatttaaatcattcagaatataatatttgttttaaggttatctaagttgtgtagataattttatcgtgtgcAGAATTATGAAGCTCGAAAATTAGATAGTATGATTTGTTTGAAAGTTGggtaggaataaatttatctcaatctaagaaattaaagaaggaattttgaaaaataagcagataaatgtctaagatttaagttgatattgagataccgggagaaaagatcaagcaagagataataaaatccctagaattcgaaatctaGCAATATACActatgaaattttcgaaaattaggtaGGGAAGGAATAAGGAGATTTCGAATATCTACCTATATCACGGATATATCATGATTTTATatttgattcacagttcaaacgcacTATAACTCTCgatcacgatagcagccaacccctataaatagaagggccctaatttcgaaaatcacacctctaaaacacacaaaatttcgaaatttgtgCTCTAGTCTCCTTAGGaattttcgagcacagcgaagcgctgtcgccgaagaggaattttcgaaaactcCTGTACAAGCAAGCCTAGCTATTCAcgtttttctttcaagaattcaaggtaagtgggcaaattttaaatttttaaatttttgggtcatgtgtttttcttttcaaagaaaaaaatgcggtcgaacaccGCCTACGTTTTTGtaaatcttgttacgtttttgtCAGGACACTGTAAGGATtacctgaaaatgggtggaattccaacatatggcccttaacaaTGGATAGAACTGTTTTATGGCCTCGCCCTCTTAGAGGAttaaacttagggactgacgtcagtaaaccatgaaaggtgaaaaattgcagtgttacaattatgaaaagcatgctgtaaatatatgttattttcgaaaatatggaaatttttttatgtggtgttcgataattcttccatttactgagtatacccaaaatactcaccccttacaacctttcccagataagtctgaagaacaggtagaagaagaagaatctgaacaattttggggatggtgattatTTTATGTTCGAATTTGGTAGAcaagattattttttttgaattttagaaatttaaatttgatgtttgacttttccgcaaatttattttatttcagttgtaaagacaattgtttttttgagaaattattaataataaactggttttcggtttatactatgctacgaggctgattgtttcaattgtgtgattgttaaacaacgccggtgtcaaatcccgagtttcAGGGCGTGACAACTTCGGTCCGAAAATGTGAGTTCAACTTGTATTGTAAATGATCGATTGTACGGATGCTACTTGAGTAAGGGAGGAAAATTGTCCCACCGAATATTGGTGAGAGCCACCTCTTTAGCTAACGATATTAACTTCAGAGTCCTTAACAGTTATTACGTTTCActtgatatgatattttcatAACGATTCGTCACTACTAATACATGTGATCTCATATTGAATTATTGCACTAATGTTATCATTTTGATTTATTAACAATATATAAGCCCAATTTATTCTTTCAATAAGTCATCGAAGAcaacatttattttctttctatttATCGTAAATTCTTACCACATGATTTCAAGACTCCAAATAAGATGAAAATTGGGAAATAAAATGTTGACTTAACAAGACTATGAGACTTATGTTGAATTCATATTTTGTTATCTTTTGTAAAATCAAGAATTTTACACACTAGATAACTGTAAGTTAATGATTATATTACGATTGAGGACCACAAAACCAACAAGTACAATTGTCAATCAAGATTCCACACATCGATGATTGGGCCTAGAGATTAGATAAATATGTTACCATGACAATGCTTTCCATTTGTAGTTCTTCATATTAAAAAGGTCAAATTAAAACATAACCGAAGGTTAAGCACACACATCAGGATATAGACTgagtttttcattcacatcgAGTGAAGCTCCGTGCAAATTTGAAATCATTACAACTACGACAAGCATGCATCATTTTGTCGGGCAGAGGACCAATGGCTGTTGTAGAAATAACAAAAGGccttaatttcaaaacatactgTTAAGCAGAATTTTCTCATTTTCCAGATTTCTGACAAATTACTATTAAgagtttttctaaaaaaattactcTAATAACAACACTTTTACCTCAAAGAAGGGAATTCTTTAaatcaaacttttgcataaaaaatCACCAGGGGAGAAAGAGGAAGAATTAAAATGGTGTAACCAATAATCTACCCGATTTTTTTAGCTCAACGACCCATAATCTAAGTGACAATATTGGAGTCCAAGGTTGTCACAATCAGGTGTGACCATGTTTTTCATCTCAAACTTAATTCCAAGGGATTAAAAATGACCCTCTGTCCACCAACCATCCAAGTGTAGAAGATTTGTGGCATTCATAATCACCTCTTGAGATGCGTACCTCTTTAGTTTTAAgagaaagaaagatgttgatTACTACTAatgttcaaataaaaaaattctctcGTTTCTTTTGGTATGTTCCATTCGTTTAATGTTATATTCATTAAAAGAAATAATCCTCCTATCACCAGGCCAGGCTCGCTCGAGCGTAATCTTTAAATGTATGGTTCAACCAGGATGGTATAAACTTTGGCCTCTTGATATGACGAGGGCGATTAAGCAATCAGTAAAACATAACAATAGAAGTGAACACATGCAATAAGATTTTGACTGTTTAGAAGCTTAAAATCCTCAAGTCAACTCGCAATAACTGTGCCAACTAAATTAAAAGCTGCAACGAAGTAATACTACTTGTTCGTGATGCGTACTCTAATTCTTTCTCAGCTGACGAGCTTCTTCAAAACAGCTTCTGCTCGTTGCTCAAATTTTGGCAGGGCCCAATCATGCTGAAAGATGTCTAGGTTATCTTTCTCTGCACTCAAACTCTGAGCCAATACGCAAAGATAATAAATCAAGACACAATTGTATGCATATACATTTACTAAGACAGTCACATTAATTGATGCTGATTACTGACCgacattcataaaataaattggGGAACAAGACAGAACATTAAAGGTGTACCCTTGTGGGGTCAAATCCAAAACCACTCATTTGCATCATACGTTGTGTATCATCGGTTGCTGATCAAAATCAAATACTCGTGTTAATTCAGCATCATACCCAAAGAATAACCCGGCAATAAACCATTTTTACAACACAGAAAACTAAGcaaaaaaaacatgaattaGGAGGAGTTAAAGTTCAAGAAACACTTACCATTATCTTCTCCCAGTATAAGACTGAAGAGACCTCTAAGCCCGAATAGATTGAGAAAATACCTGGCAGCATGAAAAATTAAGCATCAGATCCACTCAGCAGCGTGAGAATCTATAGCACAGCTCGCTACAATCTGTGTTTCATTGGTGATATGAAAGGTCATAGCAAGGTAAAAAGTTACCAGGAACGACTGCTAACATAGCTGACATCAACAGTGCTCAAGTCTATACCATTTTGAAGCATTGCCCTGAATCTTTGAGTTAGTGGAAAAGGAATCTTTGCTGTGAAACAAGACGCGCAATTACTCATGTTAGTACTACGCGCGagaagatgagaaaaagaacaTGCTAGTCGATGACACATGGCATTCATTCTTTTCTATTTCTTGAGACCAAACAAAATCAATCTTACTATTAGAAATCTCAAAACAACTGAATCTAAAtattctaaaaagaaaaatgatgcgCATGAAACTTACAATCAGAGATAAAGCACGAAACTAAAGAAAAGGTATCATTTTGCAAGATTCAATTTAGTGAGGACatgaaagaaaataaagaaagaaagccAACCTGCTACAAATCCGGAGAAGAAAAAATTAACCCATGCAAAAGTAAGCGTCTGTAAAATAAGACGATAAAGATGGTAAGAATGACAGTTCTTGCCACCTAGAAATTGACAGAATTCAGATCCAAATATGCAGGAAGTACACCTGTGGTATAATCATCGAAAGATTTTTCTTCATCATATCCATAGCCATATTTGGATCAGAAAACATCTGAGCCTGCGGATTCTGAGCTTGACCCTTGGGCACGTGCAATAATCCATTCTCCTGCAATGTCAAATCATATTTTACcttccaaaaaataataataaacacagCTCATTGCCGCCTAGCAATAAGATTTATTCCTACGAGCTGAACTACCTTAGATAAAAGTACTATGGTGGCCGTTTACATACAAAACATCTTCTGCTGTATTCATTAAAATTTGCATTCAGCATCATAATCAACATTTCAATCTACGATCGGTGTACTCCTTGAATTCGAGAGACGGGCAATTTCTAGTTTCCCATCCTATTAACTTGTTTTCGCATGATTATCTGAATGCTTATTTCTTACCATATGCTATAAAAATACAATCTTTTCAGCTTATCTTAGCTTATTAAACAAACGAGATAAAGGAAGCATAGAGGCGAAACTTCGATGACAACAAAGCATCAAAAACCAACATAAAGACAGTTCCCAAATCAAAATTCTTAGTTCCTCACCTCGTTGCTGAAATAAAATCTGCGAGCACGAAACGATTTCTCGGGAATAAAATTCGCTGCTGCCCTAAGGTTCCTTGCCCTGATTATCACTTGCCTGATggtataaacaaaaaaatgaaaaaagagctGATAAATCTAAATTCGCTGCTGGAACGATCAACTAAATTCAAGAAAGAGTACCCTTCTTTGACCATTTTGATGTCGGGAACTTGATCGGAACGGATCAGCTTGGAGGCGAAGTAACGGAGGATCCCGATGAGGACCATAACTACTGATAGTGGTATCAATACCCAGTTTCTGATCGCCGTGTCCAGAACCAAATCTTCCGCCATTGGAGTCTCACACTTCAGATCTCGCTCTTGTTCCGAATTTTACAAGAATCTCCGGGTTTTGCGGACGACCTTGGAACGGAGTAGCCCAAATAGGACTCACAAGAGCATTAACTGGGCTTATTGGCCCGTTATAAAACGGGCTAAAACAGATGGCCTATTGCttattgaaaaattatatttatgtaattttttcaaaaaaaaattatttaaaatcaaaaaaattaaatttgatttttcactTCTTATATTCGATTTCTAATTTTTTCAAACTAGacacttgtaaaaaaaaattgactatGAAAACTCATAACGCGAGTGGGTTATTTCAACTATATTTGTATTGGTGGGTTCTAATTTCCTTTGCAGCAATTGTTTGCTTCTTCTCATCGTTAATGAAAATCTTGGGGAATAACATAGAATTCGTGGTGCAGCCCACTGTGGAGGATGGAATGGACGTTGGGGTATCTTGGAAACTAGGTTTGTTTTCCCCTCCATTCAGTTTCAAGATTAAGTAGCAAATCTGTTCATGAGTCATGATTTGGCCAACTTTAATGATACCCCGGAAGAGCTCGGGTGGGGATAGTAAATAGACAACTCGGATCATGGTAAAGAGAGATCTCGAGACGTCATTTACCCGGACAACCAGAGGCCCGAGCTCTCCGACGAATTCCCAGGTGAGTGCGGTACTATTACCGAGGCATCTCGAGTAGAGAGTCATCACCCGAGAATTCGCCCGAGAGCTCGGGCCTCTGGTAGTACGGGTAAATGACGTCCCGAGAACTCTCCTTACCATGATCCGTGGACAGTGCGGGAGCATTTGATATCTTATCTCGATAAATGTGTCTGACAGAATCTTACTGATTTGACATAATGGAAAAGTCAAAACGGTGTGACATGAACTTTATGTAGGTGACTATAAGTGGTAAGTAAGCACTGAAAACAAGATTATCATCAtcttttctcctataaataacaagtttttgctttGCATTTATTTCATTCACATATATTGACATATATTCACACATATACACATCAGTGACATTTATTTCTCTGTAAAATTTACACTGGTTTTCTTCATTTTCCACCTGAtaacttaagcatcggagtggtcacgccggacacccctacAGCGTCCATTCCCGAGTTTTTTTCCTGTATTCAGGACATCATTACAGCTTATTTTTCCCTCATCAACTTCATATCAAGTTCGGTGGATTGTCCCACCCAACTCACCCTATTCACCCGGATCACATCATTTAACATTGCACAACTTGGTTTTTGTTTGCACTCGTAAAACGAGGAAACCCATAAATTTTGCGTGATATTAACTTaggctttcttttcttttagttCAAATGCAAAAACTTCtatttcaagaaaaaattgaattttgaatgttttttttatttaaaaggaTCAAAGAAGGAAATAATAAtgccttctttcttttttagaAGCGCATTTCGACATTCTCAGATGAtcattaattttcatttattttcgaaaatattacaTTACAATACTAGATAGCTCGTTTTTTAATATCTAATTACtgctaaataaatattcaaacaaATACTCACTTAATTTAACCACTACAATAACTTGTCTGTTAAAAAGAGCAGAATTAAATACATGtgcattcccaaaataatttcaaaaaatttattttatcaaaaaataatgaaatcgaAACCTAGTACACCTTAAAGGTTCTGAGGATTTCTGTATGTTAGACAATATTTCATCAAAAACTCGCAACTTAGAGCTAGAAATTGACAGATCACTATATGTTCAAAAACTGTGATCCTCATTCGATCTATATGGTCGCAACATGAAATGTAAAATCACTCGGATTAAGAgagaaattattgatttttactCTAAATGTGCATTTCAAGTACAAATTATCCCCTAGCTGAACCCATTTTGACCTGAAAAAGCTTTGtacaaatattaataataaaccGCACAAAAATGCATCATCTCTAAAATGACCCAAAAAGGAGATTGTACATGCTATTGAACTCAACCTAAAAACTACAATGTTTATGTAAATATACAAACGATTTTTTTCTGTCACTTGTGTACCGAAAATCTCTACAGTCTTGCCCTGATTTCTGGAACGACAAACGCTTGGTGTCAGGTCAAAAACAGCGAAGTGGCATCTCTTCTTCCAAAAAAACTCAACTGAACCAATCCATGAATTTCAAACATTCAGTTGCCTCATTTTTCTTCTCCATCAACAGTCGAAAGCTTTTCTTCCAATTCTTCAAGCAAATCATGGTATTCAGCAAATGGTGTGTGCGCCTAATAACATTGCACATGAGAAAGGCACAGTTAGTCCGTGCAATAAGATTGGTGGCCTAGCCAAAACGTAAGACCAAATGCTTACCTGTATGGTTATGCTGTATGCTTTCCACAGTCGTATATCGTGTCTAAACAAATCAAAGAGGACCTGATATACAGTCGATAAATGAACTATGCATGAACAGGAGGAATTGATCGCTTTTGACAGGTGATACTTGGGGCTTAAGTGCAGGTTTTATTTCGAAGTTAAATCACAGAACCAGAGAAACCGCCACTTGAAAAGCAATTTTCTTGCCATctagatgataaaaaaaacacgTTTCCTACCAAAGTAACATGAATGAACTACCATCCACTAAAAGTGAGCATCGTCGGTGTGCTAAGTCATAAGAAAGTGTCACATAAAGTCATCCATCGGTTACCAGGTGCATAGATTAAGGTGCTTTATTAGGTAAACGTCACATGCTAGCAGGCAATACCAATCAGGGTATTGCAACTGGGATCtccaaaacaaaacaaagattCATTAAATTAGCAAAAAATTTAACCGCACCTCAGAACGCCTCAATAGCGTAGCCAAGACCACTATCCATTCTTTAAACTTAACTGAGCACATGTGTGCCAACAGAAATTCTGCATCCAAACGGTTTTGCAATGTTCCCATTTGAAGCTACATAAAAGCACAGAAACAAATTGATGAATAAAATTACAATGGTTACATTCACCGCTCCAAAATCAGTAATTGAATTGACACACTACATTCATCTCTTGTGTTTTGcagttttatttttctacaaaatATAATCTGGTTCCTGACAACCGAGGCTGTTCAAAGAGTCCTTCGAAATGAAGCTACACTTTAGGATAGCCACCATAAGAAACAATTTCAACCCATCCAATGCTAATCATGAGAATCAAAATACAAAGTTCTACAATCTCCAGCCTCCGCACATATATAAAAGGTTTTCAGCAGTAGAGaagtcaaactgaactgaaatgACAGTATATACACATTATATCAATTAAGcagataaaaaatttaaatacagcAAGGCATTGAAGATAGCTGGATAGTGCAAGGTAGTTGGATACTATCACAAGGAATTACTAGCTATTAAAGAATTAGAAGCAAAATTCTCCAAAAGAAATTATACAACACCAGCTATGAAAGAAATTATATAAGACCATCTTTGAGAGAATATAAGAAATTCCAAATCATGACTATAACAGATCTTTCAAGATACTTGTACCTTCTGTCCAATCATTTCAAGACCAGCAGCAAAGTTCTCCAAGAGAGCACTTCCATACCTTTCACGTTGCAGATACTCCTGTAGTAAGTTGTATCAAGCATATATCTCAAAGGAGGGCAAACGTACATAAAAAACTATAAAGGGGGACTCCCTACCACTAGATCAAATTGAGTGCCTTTGACAAATGCTACAAGCTTTGAGAGCTCTTTTCCAGACATCAAATAGCTCGCATGactttctaaaatatttttcacagaAGCAACATGCGCATTCTGTTCTTTGAATGAGGAGCTGCCATAGATTCGTTGACATGCGTTAATAGAACTGGTATGGGCAGAAATATAAGCTTATTCTTAAGGGACAGGCTCACCTTTTGACATCCTGAGGTTGCTTTCTAAAACTGGAAGGGAAAAGAAAGTAGCCCAAGAATCTCGGAGAAAGGCTTTCATGATCAGTATTAGTAGGTTCATATTCTCTTCCAGATCTTAATAGAAACCTCACCTAATAACCAAAAAGTACAGAAGAAAAAAGTAGCAAATGCAAGGAAATTAGTAGGTCAGCCGTTGCTTAGAGAAGTACATAGGGTTGTGGATTTGTACCAGCTCTCCAGCCAGTTCATAAAGAGATTCATCGAGTGTTGCCTGAACAATGGAGAGGACAGATGAGAATCTATGACTGATATTAAATAAGCAAGAAAAAGCATAAGAAACACGCCAGTGAGAAACTCGGTGGCATAAGATTTATTTACAAAGAAATAATGTATTGATCGTGTTGTTTGACAGAGGTAACACATTTCTATACTATATATAAAGCTTGAGCCATCTGACTCAGTGACACCAATTGACATTTACAAAAATAACCCTATCAACTTAAAAACCTATTATTTTCtcactaataaaaaaatattataaaaacctAAATTCATAATTCACCATGACTACAATAtcttattcatttttaaaaactaCAAAAATCATACGTTACctatacaaataaaaaatatatttgcatcatactttttcttaaaaaattacacattatccaaaatataattacaaactATAGCAAAATAATCgcaaatattttcaatataagTATCGATAGTTTTATATAAAGATTAACTAAACTCCGAAATAATTACCCACGAAAAACTATTATACAAGTATTTAACATGTGCACAGTGACACTGGTTTATTATTACGC encodes the following:
- the LOC140978624 gene encoding uncharacterized protein, which gives rise to MAEDLVLDTAIRNWVLIPLSVVMVLIGILRYFASKLIRSDQVPDIKMVKEGQVIIRARNLRAAANFIPEKSFRARRFYFSNEENGLLHVPKGQAQNPQAQMFSDPNMAMDMMKKNLSMIIPQTLTFAWVNFFFSGFVAAKIPFPLTQRFRAMLQNGIDLSTVDVSYVSSRSWYFLNLFGLRGLFSLILGEDNATDDTQRMMQMSGFGFDPTRSLSAEKDNLDIFQHDWALPKFEQRAEAVLKKLVS